The Camelus ferus isolate YT-003-E chromosome 13, BCGSAC_Cfer_1.0, whole genome shotgun sequence genome segment ACCAGGCATCAGGCCATTCTCAAGTCCTCAAGAGAGAATCAACAGAGAAGAGTAGTCTCCCAGCGGGGTCTAAGACCTACCCCTAGGAAGCCAGGCCCTGCATGAAAGGCCTAAGACTCCAGGCATCTGCTCCCTGACAGCCTGACAAAGAGCCTATCATCTTTAATAACATCACTTTTGATTACTTTACACCCTCCAAAAAGTATCACGGGTCTACTCTCCCCTTATCCAACTGTGGGTGGcctttattattcccatttctctGATAAGCAAACAGGCTTCCAAGTGGTTCAGCCGGTGGTTCTCACTGGCAGGTGCCAGAGCTGGCACTTGAGTCCTGCCCAGTGGCCAGCCTGCCCAGgagcagaaaaggaaggagatgCATGCCCAGCTCTCTGTGCTTATGTGAGCACCAGGACTCAAGGAGTAGAAGGAAAGAGCCTTCTCAGGGCATCCTCTAAGCCCAGGAGTTCAGAGCCACAGCATCCAGTGCAGAGTTGCTTATGCTTGGTCACAGCAGAGGGCCCTGCCCCCATCCAAGCTTGAGATACTAGAAACAGACCCCTCTCCTCTTTATCGGAAAGTCGAGCAGACAATACCGTCAGCCAGACTGCAGGCAGGAAGCAATGTCAGTTTCCCAGCTGGGGAATCTGGGCTAGGCAGGAATGTGCTAGCCAGTTTAGCAGGGAGTCCACGCCACACTCCAGCCAGAGATGGTGGTCCTGGTCCATTCAGTGCCCAGCTACCAGCCCAAGGTTATCTCCTCCTGTCGGCCTTTAGGGCTCAGATTGTTGGGACCCAAAAAACCATGAGAATTGGAGAGTGGGAAGAAGAGGGGTGACGGAGGGTGTTTTTAAAAGCTTGTGGCCAGTCTGTTGTAGGGCTGGTTATCCATCCCAGCCAACTGGACCTTAGAGAGCTGGAGCAACACAGCAGACTTTGTTCCCGGCGGACATACCCATTCATTTTCAAACATACCGTCTCATTTAACTCAAAGAACAAAGAGCCAGTGGGTTAGTTAAGAGTTATTTCTTTTTACGCACTGAGGGAGGGGAGCCCACCTACTACATCCTTAGGAAAATACCGAAGCTGGAAGACAGACTGGCCAGGAGTAGTTAAAGTCACCAGTTCAGATCCTGACTTCACCACCTATTAGCCAAGcggcctcaggcaagtcacttgcATCTCTGTGCCTAGGTTTTCTTATACACAAAAGAGGTTAAGAATGCTGCACGCTCTGTGTTGCCCTGAGGATGGATGAGATCACATAAAAGACTTACACCGATGGTCATTATGTCACCTAGAAAACAATGTGCCTGGTCCAATGACGGATGGAGGTGTCCCCCACCGTAGTCATCGCCCGCCCCCATTCTTGGAACTGGATAACTGAGTTCTCCAAGCGTGTGTAGGGCGCTCTGCACACACAGCTTCTAGCCCACCTGCTAGGATCAGCTGGCCTCCCCCGGCCTCTCCCGAACGCATACATTCCACGGTCGCCAGGACCTGGACGCCCTCTCCCCAGGAGTGCgggggggaggggcggccccCCACTCACCTTCGCTTGTACTCGTCGCGCTCGCGTTTCACCTTGGCCAGCACGTTGTAGAGCGCGCGGATCTCGGGCGTGATGGTGTCGATCTGCACGCCCACGCCGTCGGGGTGCACCCAAGACACGCCGGGGCCCTGCACGGTCTCCACGCCGCCACCACCCGTGCGCCGCACCTGCGTGTAGCTCCAGATGGTCCCGGGCAGGCGGCCGTAGTGCTGCGGGTGCGAGCCGCCGCCGGGAGGCAGGCCGCCCAGGGCCACGGCGTTGGCGTTGGCGCCGGCCGCCGCGCCGATGCCGTGCCCGCCGCCGGGCGCGGGTGGCCGCAGCAGATCCGGCCCGGTCTGCACGGCCTGCTCGCGGGAGAAGGTCTTGTAGCGCAGTCGCCGATCGCGCTCActctgctgctgctccagctgcttctccagcAGCCGGTTGCGCCGCTCCAGCTCGTGCACCTTGGCCAGGAAGCAGCGGAAACGCACGTTGAGCCCCTTCAGGAGGTGGATGTTGGAGCCCAGGTCATCCCGCAGCGCCGCCGTCACCGGAGATGGCCCTggcccggccccgccgccgccgcccccgccggggcagctcccgccgccgccgccactcgGCGGGCAGCCGAAGGCCAAGGCCATCTCCCCGAATAGCAGCGAATTCACCATGCGCCGGCTGCGCGGCTCAGGGCCCCGGGCCCGCGGCTCCAGGTGCGGCTCCAGCTCCGGGCAGGGCTCCCGGCGCGGCCGGGCCAGGGCGGGCGCGGGCTCCAGCGCGGCCGGCCGGGTGGTTCCAGATGCGCGCCAGATGCAGCCTCCGCGGCGACGGCGAGTCGGACCGCCCCCGGATGTGGTCGCCGAGGCGAGGGATGGACTCGGGCCGCGGTGGAGGCCGCGGAGGCTGGCGCGAGGTAGCGAGGGTCGCGGGTCCCGGCGCCGGGGCTGTCAGAGACGCTGTGGAAGCGCCGCGGCAGCCGCGCGTAGAGGACTCTCCGCCGGCACTGCCCCTCTGCGGCGGGCCCCGCCCACTGCAGACACAGGCCCCGCCCCCATCCTCGCCCCGCCCACCGCGCCTTCCTCTGCGGCGCTCCAGCAGCTCTAGGCCCCGCCCTCGAGGCCCGCAGCGCCCGGCCCAGCCCACGGCCCCTTGGCTCCTCCCACACCCTGGCTCCCCGCTTTCTCTGCTCGGTGGACCTGCTGTCTGCAGCTctggctcctcccagctcccGCTTGAGCCACTCCCTCTCCTGCGCCAGGTCCTGCCGCCCAGTCCGGCTCCGATTCTTTGCCCCGGGATGAGGACTGCAGAGCTGCACCAGACACGCGGTTAGGTGGAACCGCCGCAGAGCCAGCCCGGCCTCTTAAAGGGACCGGCAGCCTCGGCAGCGCTTGTTTCCCCCTTTagggagccccctcccccacgTCCTCTGACAAGGAGGCTCCGCTTCTCTCCCAGCCCACTCCAAGTCCCCTGACCCCAAATTCCCACGGGGTGAGGGAGACCTCGTCCTGGAAAGGCTGGGGGGATCAGAGCATCCGAAGGTGCAtccgcaccccacccccactccagcctGGGGCGGCCTAGATCGACCTTCCCAGGATAAGGCAGCGCTTCCGCCGGCACGTCCCCCACGCGGTGGACCCTGGAGGGCTCCTCGACCGCTTGCCCCCGCCTCTAACTGCGGGTCTTGTCGTCCCCAAATCAGCCTGGGCAATGCCAAGCTCGCTGGTCCTCGGGCCCAAGGATGCGCAGCGCGGATGGTGGGGATGCTAGTGGGGAGGCTGAGCGAAGACCCTCCCGGAATGTGACACCCGCAAGCTCAGACTGGGCTGCTGCGGCTCCCCGGCCCCGAATGACCACCTCCCCACCAGCGCACACTCATATGCTGAGATGCTGCTAGAGGTCCATTTCTTCGAACAGCTGAGGGGGCAGCATGAGGGCAGAACAGGTCTCGAAGGCGGAGCCAGCCCGAGgacgcattcattcattcactcattccttcattcatgcAATTCTGTTTTCGGATCTACTATCCTAAAAACGAAGTTCTCCAGTCTCCTTATGTCTCTTAAACCAGTTTGCAAACATGGATCGTTATTTTTTGAATGGTAATCATAGCCCCCATTACTGAGTATATATCGGGTACTGTcattgttatctccatttttatgGAGGTCACTGAGCCCAGAGGAGCAGCAAGCCATCCCAAAGCACATGCTCTAACTGGCCTTCTGACACCCCCGGCCTCTTgttcatttccccttttgatcCTCACCACAACTCTCAGAGGAGAGGTGACCCCCAACCTTTGAACGCCTGCGGCTTGCACTGTGTGTGCTTAACCAAATATGTGGCATGTTCCAGTTTCTTCCGGCTGCATTTTTTGAATTgcaatttaatttttgtcttgttattaatttttgtgtttattctgtcTCTTTGTGTGGAAGTTTGAGGGCCAGTACCCTGTCTTACAGGGACAATGGCTTGGTGTTCTCAGTGACAGAAGAGACACAAAGGAAACATGGGGATGCTCTGGGGTGAGGTCGTAGTTCTGATGTTAGTCGGCTGTTTTGATTCAATCACAAGAGCAAATCCTCCCCGTGTttccttccctcagccccagctcctgggctCACCTTAGCAACACTCAGCACGGAAACTCACCTGTCTTGAAACCTTTCTCTGCTTAACCCAACCCGATGGGGTCACTGCACTGTACTCTTTGTTCTCCTCTTGGTGATTTTCTTGCTTAATCTTACCTAAGAAATCAAAACCCTTTGCCTTAAAGCAGGAGTTCATGGATCCCCAAGGGGGCTGAGGATAGACTTCTGAGAAGTCCATGACACTGGGATGGACAAAagttacatctttatttttattaaagtctaTAAATGGTATTTAGCCTTTCCCTTGATCATGAATGCAGGCAACAAGTAGAAGTCCCTGTGATTTGGTCACTAATAGAAATCACAGGTATTTTCACATCACCTTCAGTTTCTATAGATACCTCAAAGTATCATTTAAGCTGCCCCAACTCTGAAATTAAGATCATGTTAGACTCACCACTCAAtcttatttaatgtattaataaaGAAGCACATGTTACTATATCACaagttttttcaatattttgataatattttagtaaaattgtTTCCATTGTTATCCgaatgtaatttttaagaaattgttatGAAATGTGTCCACAGGCTTCTCCAGATGCCCAAGGGACCTTAACCCACAGAAAGGGTTAAGAAGCCACACCTGGGGAGTGGTTCCCTGCAGCCTTTTCTCGGCAGGATCTGTCCTGCCAACAGCATTGCCCTGGAATTGGGGTGTGAAGGCCTCTTGGAGGGGCAGGGGTTGGCGCCTAGCCTCGTCCTGGGCCTGGAGAGATCCAGACATTCCAAGATCATTAACTGAGCACCTGCTTCAGCACAGACCCTGCCCTAATGGCAGGGAAACAGCCATGAGCAATGCAAGATCGCAAGGAGGCCCAGGGAGCTAATGCAGACAGACAATGAAACAGACCATCCTGGGACATGGGAGGGGGTTCAGAGGACAGAAGTCTGACCTGAAGGAGATGGCTAAGCAGGACCAGGAGAGCTAAAGGAGACCGAGGAAGTGGGACTTGGACTTGAAGAGCTTTTCAACTGAGTCACAGAAACATGATTTATACAAACAAAATGGCTAGAAAATAGTTCTGTGGTCACAGAGGAGCAAAAGCGAGATGCTTTGTGTCTTGCTCTTTGTGGGCAAAATGAGAAGGGAAGCTGATCTAAAGTCCTTGCAGCTAGGGTAACCAACTGTCTTCATGTGCCCAGGACCGAGGGGCTTCCCTTGATGTGGGACTTTCAGTGCTGAAACCCAGAAAGttccaggcaaaccaggatgtGTTGATCACCCCACTTCCGGCCTATACAGCTCCTGAAATTTCTGTGGCCAGAAGTCCTGGTCATCAATGTCAGACAGAGAGCGCTCAGAGAGCAGCAAGCTCAGTGCTTGCATCCTAGAAACAAAAGAATGGAGGCCCAGGGACGGGTAGGGACTGGTCCCAGGGTGCCCAGATAATTAGTGGCAAAGCCTGGTCTAGAATTCTGGCCCCACTCCCTGTCCAATGATCAGTCCTACCAAGCTGAACAGACAGTGAAGTCAAAAGTCCCTTTCCCTCAGTCCTGGTTACTATCACCTCCGCCACTCATCATCCAAAGGGACTACAGGTGGATCCTCACTGGGTGGCAGGGAAGGGTCATCCCAACAGACTTGGGAATGTCCCCAGAAGGGATGCCAGCCCCCACCCACTGATCGAGGATGGATTTTCTTAGCAGGATACCTACTCACGACCTTCAAAATCACAGTGGTATGTCTGAGCTGCCTGGC includes the following:
- the IFFO2 gene encoding intermediate filament family orphan 2 isoform X2; its protein translation is MVNSLLFGEMALAFGCPPSGGGGGSCPGGGGGGGAGPGPSPVTAALRDDLGSNIHLLKGLNVRFRCFLAKVHELERRNRLLEKQLEQQQSERDRRLRYKTFSREQAVQTGPDLLRPPAPGGGHGIGAAAGANANAVALGGLPPGGGSHPQHYGRLPGTIWSYTQVRRTGGGGVETVQGPGVSWVHPDGVGVQIDTITPEIRALYNVLAKVKRERDEYKRRWEEELAKRMNLQTMVDTLQEVVPKKKERKVASDDDISEQDGEVNRFSDDDVGSMNITDEMKRVFNQLRETFDFDDDCDSLTWEENEDTLLLWEDFTNCNPTIDLQGEQEENLGNLIHETESFFKTRDKEYQETIGQIELELATAKSDMNRHLHEYMEMCSMKRGLDVQMETCRRLIKGSADRNSPSPSSVASSDSGSTDEIQDDFEREADVEPMVS